A part of Streptomyces sp. NBC_01497 genomic DNA contains:
- a CDS encoding GNAT family N-acetyltransferase: MTTGPATAGSGGTSPAGATPAGAPAPGGRAGAGPGTAPGAVPGPRGSAALSAHVYRGAAEFAALADEWDALFARCRTATPFQSHAWLHSWWLSYGTPGRLRIAAVRGDGGRLLALAPLTLTYRPFPVLVPLGGAITDFCDVLLDDAWADQAAVTLGELLGDLARGAVIDLREVRPGAAAERIFAQWQGPRRQLTDSLCLELPGAPVADLVGRLPSLTGQRVRAKLRKADKLGIAAHHVPEDEVPAAIGRLIELHGRQWAGRGVNPEHLSARFGEHLIRAVRAMTARGQARVTEFHLDGDLVVSDLTLISPRLSGGYLYGAEPALRDRKVDVSAILLRNSAEHFGPGTPEDAALSMLRGTEAYKSHWRPEPVRNKRLLLARPALRPALVVLVARAAARRAAARAVKRWRARGTSPATAVGSSTPAGTAPARGRGRGRGGDGAEGARGGGDAGRE; this comes from the coding sequence ATGACCACGGGACCCGCCACCGCCGGATCCGGCGGCACCTCCCCGGCCGGGGCCACCCCCGCGGGCGCCCCGGCCCCCGGCGGCCGAGCCGGCGCCGGGCCGGGCACCGCGCCCGGAGCCGTGCCGGGGCCGCGGGGCTCGGCCGCGCTGTCCGCGCACGTGTACCGCGGGGCGGCCGAGTTCGCCGCCCTCGCCGACGAGTGGGACGCGCTGTTCGCGCGGTGCCGCACCGCCACCCCGTTCCAGAGCCACGCCTGGCTGCACTCCTGGTGGCTGTCGTACGGCACGCCCGGCCGGCTGCGGATCGCCGCCGTGCGCGGCGACGGCGGCCGGCTTCTCGCACTGGCGCCCCTCACGCTGACCTACCGCCCCTTCCCGGTCCTCGTGCCGCTCGGCGGCGCCATCACCGACTTCTGCGATGTGCTGCTGGACGACGCGTGGGCGGACCAGGCGGCAGTGACGCTCGGTGAGCTGCTGGGGGACCTGGCCCGCGGCGCCGTGATCGACCTGCGCGAGGTACGGCCCGGCGCGGCGGCCGAACGGATCTTCGCGCAGTGGCAGGGGCCGCGCCGGCAGCTCACCGACTCGCTCTGCCTGGAACTGCCGGGGGCGCCCGTCGCCGACCTCGTCGGCCGGCTTCCCTCGCTGACGGGCCAGCGGGTACGGGCCAAACTCCGCAAGGCCGACAAGCTCGGGATCGCCGCGCATCACGTGCCCGAGGACGAGGTGCCCGCGGCGATCGGCCGGCTGATCGAGCTGCACGGGCGGCAGTGGGCGGGCCGGGGCGTCAACCCCGAGCACCTCTCGGCCAGGTTCGGGGAGCACCTGATCCGGGCGGTGCGGGCCATGACGGCGCGCGGCCAGGCGCGCGTGACGGAGTTCCACCTCGACGGCGACCTCGTCGTGTCCGATCTGACGCTGATCTCGCCTCGGCTCTCCGGCGGCTACCTGTACGGTGCGGAGCCCGCGCTGCGGGACCGCAAGGTCGACGTGTCGGCGATCCTGCTGCGCAACAGCGCCGAGCACTTCGGTCCCGGCACGCCCGAGGACGCCGCGCTGAGCATGCTGCGGGGCACCGAGGCGTACAAGAGCCACTGGCGGCCGGAGCCGGTGCGCAACAAGCGGCTGCTGCTGGCCCGGCCCGCGCTGCGGCCCGCGCTGGTGGTGCTGGTGGCCAGGGCCGCCGCGCGGCGTGCGGCGGCCCGGGCGGTCAAGCGCTGGCGGGCGCGTGGCACCTCGCCTGCGACGGCCGTGGGCAGCAGCACGCCCGCGGGCACCGCGCCCGCGCGGGGCAGGGGCAGGGGCAGGGGCGGAGATGGGGCAGAGGGGGCGAGGGGCGGTGGGGACGCCGGCCGGGAGTGA
- a CDS encoding lipid II flippase MurJ, with protein MPGSGTPGPGVSGSGVAGAVARPVAGAPGALGSGGAGASGGDDPEGAGAARRFGRAALVTAVLTAVGALLGLVRDQVIAHLFGAGAESDAFLVSWTVPEVSSTLLIEDAMALILVPAFSLAVARGSVRALLRRTLLPMSLVLGCVSLLVIAAAPWVVDALAPGLPDHGLAVDCTRATATCVFTFGFVGYFSAALRAHSSFLAPAAIYVAYNAGIVATMLLLPARLGVRGAAIGVAAGGLCMAAVQAPSLWRRVRAGGTGTPGALVPGVGVALVAPVIVFSLSRQAQVLVERFLAAPLPAGAISHLNYAQKVAQLPMSLSLMLCTVTFPVVARAMAAGDTAAARRRVERDLATAAIVVLLGTAVVVACAPQIVQVLFQRGAFDAADTAATASVMRVYALGLLGQTLVGALVRCYFSAARPLWFPALAMIAGLALTTVSGVLLVRVWGVLGIAAANALGISLTAVLLLAGLGGRSVPVRVPYVAAGLAKLAAAAIAATVAGRLCVSVFADPYPALVFGSFAIAVVFLAVAAALRAPEARTVLAALRRTARTVRTVTRRVADVR; from the coding sequence ATGCCCGGATCAGGGACCCCCGGCCCCGGGGTGTCCGGTTCTGGGGTTGCCGGGGCCGTCGCGCGGCCCGTCGCCGGGGCCCCGGGCGCGCTCGGGTCCGGCGGGGCCGGCGCGTCAGGTGGCGACGACCCGGAAGGCGCGGGCGCCGCCCGGCGCTTCGGCAGGGCCGCGCTGGTCACCGCCGTGCTGACCGCCGTCGGCGCGCTGCTGGGCCTCGTACGGGACCAGGTCATCGCCCACCTCTTCGGCGCCGGCGCCGAGAGCGACGCCTTCCTCGTGTCGTGGACCGTGCCCGAGGTCTCCTCCACCCTGCTCATCGAGGACGCGATGGCGCTGATCCTGGTGCCCGCGTTCAGCCTCGCCGTCGCGCGTGGCTCCGTCCGCGCGCTGCTGCGGCGCACGCTCCTGCCGATGAGTCTCGTCCTCGGCTGCGTCTCGCTGCTGGTGATCGCGGCGGCGCCCTGGGTGGTGGACGCGCTCGCGCCGGGCCTGCCCGACCACGGGCTCGCCGTCGACTGCACCCGCGCCACCGCCACCTGCGTGTTCACCTTCGGCTTCGTGGGCTACTTCAGCGCCGCGCTGCGCGCGCACTCCAGCTTCCTCGCGCCCGCCGCGATCTACGTCGCCTACAACGCCGGCATCGTCGCCACGATGCTGCTGCTCCCCGCCCGCCTCGGGGTGCGGGGGGCGGCGATCGGGGTCGCCGCCGGCGGGCTGTGCATGGCGGCCGTGCAGGCACCGTCGTTGTGGCGGCGGGTGCGGGCCGGCGGCACGGGGACGCCCGGCGCGCTGGTGCCGGGGGTCGGGGTCGCGCTCGTCGCACCCGTTATCGTGTTCTCGCTGAGCCGACAGGCGCAGGTCCTCGTCGAGCGCTTCCTCGCCGCGCCCCTGCCCGCCGGAGCGATCTCCCACCTCAACTACGCCCAGAAAGTGGCGCAGTTGCCGATGTCGCTCTCGCTGATGCTGTGCACCGTCACGTTCCCCGTCGTCGCCCGCGCGATGGCGGCGGGCGACACCGCCGCCGCACGCCGCCGCGTCGAGCGGGACCTCGCGACCGCCGCGATCGTCGTGCTGCTGGGCACCGCGGTCGTCGTCGCCTGCGCCCCCCAGATCGTGCAGGTCCTCTTCCAGCGGGGCGCGTTCGACGCGGCCGACACCGCCGCCACCGCGTCGGTGATGCGGGTGTACGCGCTGGGGCTGCTCGGGCAGACCCTCGTCGGCGCGCTCGTGCGGTGCTACTTCTCCGCGGCCCGGCCGCTCTGGTTCCCCGCGCTCGCCATGATCGCGGGCCTGGCGCTGACCACGGTCTCCGGTGTCCTGCTGGTGCGGGTGTGGGGCGTCCTCGGCATCGCCGCCGCCAACGCGCTCGGCATCAGCCTCACCGCCGTACTCCTGCTCGCGGGGCTCGGCGGGCGCAGTGTGCCGGTCCGTGTCCCCTACGTCGCGGCCGGACTCGCCAAGCTGGCCGCGGCGGCGATCGCCGCGACCGTCGCGGGCCGGCTCTGCGTGTCCGTGTTCGCGGATCCGTATCCCGCCCTCGTCTTCGGCTCGTTCGCGATCGCGGTGGTCTTCCTCGCCGTCGCGGCGGCCCTGCGCGCACCCGAGGCCCGCACGGTCCTCGCCGCCCTGCGCCGTACCGCCCGCACTGTCCGCACCGTCACACGAAGGGTCGCCGATGTCCGCTGA
- a CDS encoding glycoside hydrolase family 26 protein, protein MAPSRRRLAVTWTSTLMAGLLAAAVAAPTPGFADEPRDGGTAGTAKPPPAAHPAFGTFTDSGSRGVQDIARTQQWLGGTDLRVGHTYLPGGTWSDIEGQVDFLGDWARWKQARAGRLFVLNVPMLDDNEGHVPDAQVRSELGQGAAGTFDAHYRTLAQRLVDIGVPDTVIVLGWEMNGTTYTGRCGPDPAAWKAYWKRIVTTMRSVPGQKFRFDFAPNRGTDAVPWTQCYPGDDLVDVLGMDSYDQPPGQTFEEEVNEPYGLKAHVEFAAAHGKQISYPEWGLFRNGDNPLYMRSMLRWIDTYKPLYNTLTDYCPHGVWQCGSNPESSKVFRDALYGRGENPVDPPTEPTQPPAPPTDPTKPAQPPADPDAPNCTELPLGDWVEAWLGGKVCVPFTWWQKWY, encoded by the coding sequence ATGGCCCCATCACGTCGTCGACTCGCGGTCACCTGGACGAGCACCCTCATGGCGGGATTGCTCGCCGCCGCGGTGGCAGCGCCGACCCCGGGATTCGCGGACGAACCGCGGGACGGGGGCACGGCCGGCACGGCGAAACCGCCTCCGGCGGCACATCCCGCCTTCGGTACGTTCACCGATTCCGGCAGCCGGGGTGTGCAGGACATCGCCAGGACCCAGCAATGGCTCGGCGGCACGGACCTGCGGGTCGGGCATACCTATCTGCCCGGCGGCACGTGGTCGGACATCGAGGGCCAGGTGGACTTCCTCGGCGACTGGGCGCGCTGGAAGCAGGCCCGCGCGGGCCGGCTGTTCGTCCTGAACGTCCCGATGCTCGACGACAACGAGGGGCACGTGCCCGACGCGCAGGTCCGTTCCGAGCTGGGGCAGGGCGCGGCGGGAACCTTCGACGCGCACTACAGGACGCTCGCGCAGCGGCTCGTGGACATCGGTGTGCCCGACACGGTGATCGTGCTCGGCTGGGAGATGAACGGCACCACGTACACCGGCCGGTGCGGCCCCGATCCGGCCGCGTGGAAGGCGTACTGGAAACGGATCGTCACCACGATGCGCTCGGTGCCCGGACAGAAGTTCCGGTTCGATTTCGCGCCGAACCGTGGTACGGACGCCGTCCCCTGGACGCAGTGCTACCCGGGGGACGACCTGGTCGATGTCCTCGGCATGGATTCGTACGACCAGCCGCCCGGCCAGACGTTCGAGGAAGAGGTGAACGAGCCGTACGGACTCAAGGCGCACGTGGAATTCGCCGCCGCGCACGGAAAGCAGATCTCGTACCCGGAGTGGGGACTCTTCCGCAACGGCGACAATCCCCTTTACATGCGGTCGATGCTGCGGTGGATCGACACGTACAAGCCGCTCTACAACACCCTCACCGACTACTGCCCGCACGGCGTCTGGCAGTGCGGCTCGAACCCCGAGTCCTCGAAGGTGTTCCGGGACGCGCTGTACGGGCGCGGCGAGAACCCGGTGGACCCGCCCACGGAGCCCACCCAGCCGCCCGCGCCGCCGACCGACCCGACGAAGCCGGCACAGCCGCCCGCCGACCCGGACGCGCCGAACTGCACGGAGCTGCCGCTCGGCGACTGGGTGGAGGCGTGGCTCGGCGGGAAGGTCTGTGTCCCCTTCACCTGGTGGCAGAAGTGGTACTGA
- a CDS encoding carboxylate--amine ligase translates to MPTFDTSTPAVLVRLDRNPFHHGTLGAVRSLGRAGIEVHAVIESPRSPVARSRHLHAAHLRPPGEMDLAGMRRLLLTVSDAVGRPAVLIPLDDVSAIAAGHLRDGLAGRYLLPDQPSGLAEQVADKAELVAVCAALGVPHPRTAVPDSPDEAAAAVRSLGLPAIAKWSRPWLLPEGGGLRSTRLLRSEAQARDLFARSAEAGSRLLVQEFLPPGRGLDWFFHGYAGRDASCPVGATGRKERSWPVDAGLTAVGRWLPNQAVESAARRVVAALGYRGILDLDFRLDPGSGAYHLLDFNPRPGAQFRLFTDRSGLDVVRALHLDLTGRRVPTHEPAYGRSFVVENYALLSLAAALTEPGRDRPRPDAPAPAEGGRGAVPRRRAEAAWFAADDPRPAAAMAAAWTLHAARRVLPGAGAAGRAGRAAAPATPPHPRPGARRAAGAARPTGAGRTPSLP, encoded by the coding sequence GTGCCGACCTTTGACACGAGCACGCCCGCGGTACTCGTACGCCTCGACAGAAACCCTTTCCACCACGGCACTCTCGGCGCGGTCCGCTCGCTGGGACGCGCGGGCATCGAGGTGCACGCCGTCATCGAGTCCCCGCGCAGCCCCGTCGCACGCTCCCGCCACCTGCACGCCGCCCACCTGCGGCCGCCGGGGGAGATGGACCTGGCGGGCATGCGCCGGCTGCTGCTCACCGTCTCCGACGCCGTCGGCAGGCCCGCCGTGCTGATCCCGCTCGACGACGTGAGCGCGATCGCCGCAGGGCACCTGCGTGACGGCCTCGCGGGCCGCTACCTCCTGCCTGATCAGCCGTCAGGACTCGCCGAGCAGGTCGCGGACAAGGCCGAACTGGTCGCGGTGTGCGCGGCGCTCGGCGTGCCGCACCCGCGCACCGCCGTCCCCGACAGCCCGGACGAGGCGGCCGCCGCCGTCCGGTCGCTCGGGCTGCCGGCCATCGCGAAGTGGAGCAGGCCGTGGCTGCTGCCGGAGGGCGGCGGGCTGCGCTCCACCCGGCTCCTGCGCTCCGAGGCGCAGGCGCGCGACCTGTTCGCGCGAAGCGCCGAGGCGGGCAGCCGGCTGCTCGTACAGGAGTTCCTGCCGCCGGGCCGCGGCCTCGACTGGTTCTTCCACGGGTACGCGGGCCGTGACGCGTCCTGCCCCGTCGGTGCCACCGGGCGCAAGGAGCGCTCCTGGCCGGTGGACGCGGGGCTGACAGCCGTCGGCCGGTGGCTGCCCAACCAGGCCGTGGAGTCCGCGGCGCGCCGTGTCGTCGCCGCACTCGGCTACCGGGGGATCCTCGACCTGGACTTCCGGCTGGACCCCGGCAGCGGCGCGTACCACCTGCTCGACTTCAACCCGCGCCCCGGCGCCCAGTTCCGGCTGTTCACGGACCGGTCGGGGCTCGACGTCGTACGCGCGCTGCACCTGGACCTGACGGGGCGGCGGGTGCCGACCCACGAACCTGCGTACGGGAGGTCCTTCGTGGTGGAGAACTACGCGTTGCTGTCCCTGGCGGCGGCCCTCACCGAGCCAGGACGCGACCGCCCGCGGCCGGACGCCCCGGCACCGGCTGAGGGCGGGCGGGGGGCTGTTCCCCGGCGGCGCGCGGAGGCCGCGTGGTTCGCGGCCGACGACCCGCGGCCCGCCGCGGCGATGGCGGCGGCATGGACACTGCACGCGGCGCGCCGTGTCCTGCCGGGCGCGGGTGCCGCCGGGCGGGCCGGCCGCGCGGCGGCGCCGGCCACCCCGCCCCACCCGCGCCCCGGTGCCCGGCGGGCCGCCGGCGCGGCCCGGCCGACCGGCGCCGGCCGTACTCCGTCCCTTCCGTGA
- a CDS encoding polysaccharide deacetylase family protein, with translation MSAEHSSAGPLWAAMYHSVADATHDPYRVTVSPARLDRQLRLLRRCGLRGVSMERLLRARADGTAAGLVGLTFDDGYADFTTHAVPALLRYGCTATVYVLPGRMGGSNEWDPLGPRKPLLTEDGLRAAADAGMEIGSHGLLHTDLTDRELVDGELLAAETARSRELLRAVTGTDVTGFCYPYGSVDQRAVDAVRAAGYHYAVGIDPGPLTGLFALPRVHVGQDDTSTRLLLKLALHRRRREPVPYGPYPEVHESELPEPHVPVPGAHAPEPAQTREGSAP, from the coding sequence ATGTCCGCTGAGCACTCGTCCGCAGGTCCCCTGTGGGCAGCCATGTACCACTCGGTCGCCGATGCCACGCACGACCCGTACCGGGTCACCGTCTCGCCCGCCCGCCTCGACCGTCAGCTGCGGCTGCTGCGCCGGTGCGGCCTGAGGGGCGTGTCGATGGAGCGGCTGCTGCGCGCCCGCGCCGACGGCACGGCCGCCGGGCTCGTCGGCCTCACCTTCGACGACGGGTACGCCGACTTCACCACCCACGCGGTGCCCGCGCTGCTGCGGTACGGATGCACCGCCACCGTGTATGTGCTGCCGGGCCGCATGGGCGGCAGCAACGAGTGGGACCCGCTCGGCCCCCGCAAGCCGCTGCTCACCGAGGACGGGCTCCGCGCGGCGGCCGACGCGGGGATGGAGATCGGTTCGCACGGCCTGCTGCACACCGACCTCACCGACCGGGAGCTCGTCGACGGCGAGCTGCTCGCCGCCGAGACCGCGCGCAGCAGGGAGTTGCTGCGCGCCGTCACCGGCACCGACGTGACCGGTTTCTGCTACCCCTACGGAAGCGTCGACCAGCGCGCCGTCGACGCGGTGCGCGCGGCCGGGTACCACTACGCGGTCGGCATCGACCCGGGCCCGCTCACCGGCCTGTTCGCGCTGCCCCGCGTGCACGTGGGGCAGGACGACACCAGCACCCGTCTCCTGCTCAAGCTGGCGCTGCACCGCAGGCGACGCGAACCCGTCCCGTACGGGCCCTACCCCGAGGTCCACGAGTCCGAGCTGCCCGAACCCCACGTGCCCGTGCCGGGGGCGCACGCGCCGGAGCCCGCCCAGACGCGGGAGGGCTCCGCGCCGTGA
- a CDS encoding lipopolysaccharide biosynthesis protein, with protein MTEKTVATSEPRTFLARLRRVPGWIVVPVAAVVGAGAGTAYGEVSPPQYSATSYVIVVPTDKSDPASALGYATAYGRVAQQVAVLGDAQVWAGVPVRRLKEHVTTATSPDAPMISVTATDANATTAVNMADGVARALVTNGTHLQTSTNVKVLQFSRAVKPTAPTSPSTPLAGLVGGCAGGLLGALGLLVVPRRRRAPESYAPVPGPATSLAKGHTPQPETV; from the coding sequence ATGACCGAGAAAACAGTGGCGACTTCTGAGCCGCGGACCTTCCTGGCGCGGCTGAGGCGAGTGCCCGGCTGGATCGTGGTCCCGGTCGCAGCCGTCGTCGGCGCCGGGGCGGGCACCGCCTACGGGGAGGTCAGCCCGCCGCAGTACAGCGCGACGAGCTACGTCATCGTGGTGCCCACCGACAAGTCCGATCCGGCGTCGGCGCTCGGCTACGCCACGGCGTACGGGCGGGTCGCCCAGCAGGTCGCGGTGCTCGGCGACGCGCAGGTGTGGGCGGGCGTGCCGGTGCGCCGGCTCAAGGAGCACGTGACGACGGCGACCTCGCCGGACGCGCCGATGATCTCCGTCACCGCGACCGACGCGAACGCGACCACGGCCGTCAACATGGCGGACGGGGTCGCGCGGGCCCTGGTCACCAACGGCACTCACCTGCAGACCAGTACCAACGTCAAGGTGCTCCAGTTCTCGCGGGCCGTGAAGCCCACCGCGCCGACGTCGCCGTCCACCCCGCTCGCCGGGCTCGTCGGCGGCTGCGCGGGCGGCCTGCTCGGTGCGCTCGGCCTGCTCGTGGTGCCGAGGCGGCGCCGGGCACCGGAGTCGTACGCACCGGTCCCGGGCCCCGCGACATCGCTCGCGAAGGGCCACACTCCGCAGCCGGAAACGGTGTGA
- a CDS encoding glycosyltransferase — protein sequence MRVLHVITGLGIGGAEQQLRLLLRHLPTDHDVVTLTNPGAVAEGIVADGVSVRHLGMAGNRDLGALPRLTGLVRRGGYDLVHTHLYRACVYGRFAARLAGVSAVVATEHSLGARQIEGRRLSTGARALYLAGERLGSATVAVSDTVARRLERWGVRHDRIHVVPNGIEAARFGYDADAGRATRDRLGLPRDAFVVGGVGRLSRGKRFDTLVRAVADLPDARLLLVGEGPERDALLSIARRRGAGGRILLTGACQDPPAAPGELSLPALLSAMDVFVSPSPDEAFGLAVVEALAAGLPVLHVTCPALHDLPTEAAPGAHQISGSVPELIEELRTHQQRFTRGPQERLPAPRAAHHYDIARSAERLMAVYTIATRGASDRS from the coding sequence GTGAGGGTCCTCCATGTCATCACCGGCCTCGGTATCGGCGGCGCCGAGCAGCAACTGCGGCTGCTGCTGCGCCACCTGCCCACCGACCACGACGTCGTCACGCTCACCAACCCGGGCGCCGTGGCCGAGGGGATCGTCGCCGACGGCGTGTCCGTACGCCACCTCGGCATGGCGGGCAACCGGGACCTGGGCGCGCTTCCCCGCCTCACCGGCCTGGTCAGGCGCGGCGGGTACGACCTGGTCCACACCCACCTCTACCGTGCCTGCGTGTACGGGCGGTTCGCGGCCCGCCTCGCCGGGGTCAGCGCCGTCGTCGCCACGGAACACTCCCTGGGCGCCCGCCAGATCGAGGGCCGCAGGCTGTCCACCGGCGCCCGCGCGCTCTACCTCGCGGGGGAGCGCCTCGGGTCCGCGACTGTCGCCGTGTCCGACACGGTCGCCCGCCGCCTGGAACGGTGGGGAGTGCGGCACGACCGTATCCACGTCGTGCCCAACGGCATCGAGGCGGCCCGCTTCGGCTACGACGCGGACGCCGGCCGCGCGACGCGGGACCGGCTCGGCCTGCCCCGGGACGCGTTCGTCGTCGGCGGCGTCGGCCGCCTCAGCAGGGGCAAGCGCTTCGACACCCTCGTACGGGCCGTCGCCGACCTGCCCGACGCCCGGCTGCTGCTCGTCGGCGAGGGACCGGAACGGGACGCGCTCCTGAGCATCGCGCGGCGGCGCGGCGCGGGCGGCAGGATCCTGCTCACGGGCGCCTGCCAGGACCCGCCCGCGGCGCCAGGGGAGCTGTCGCTGCCCGCGCTGCTGTCCGCGATGGACGTCTTCGTGTCGCCGTCGCCCGACGAGGCGTTCGGCCTGGCCGTCGTCGAGGCGCTCGCCGCCGGGCTGCCGGTGCTGCACGTCACCTGCCCCGCCCTGCACGACCTGCCGACGGAGGCCGCGCCCGGCGCGCACCAGATCTCCGGTTCCGTACCCGAACTGATCGAAGAACTCCGCACCCACCAGCAGCGGTTCACCCGGGGGCCGCAGGAGCGGCTGCCCGCGCCGCGCGCCGCGCACCACTACGACATCGCGCGCAGCGCCGAGCGGCTGATGGCCGTTTACACCATCGCCACACGAGGAGCAAGTGACCGATCATGA
- a CDS encoding O-antigen ligase family protein — protein sequence MSALKHTAPAPAPAARPRMAAWRGYAHLLAVLAVLALLAAPAAPGGGASEGTGSVADAASGVLVLFCAGRLLRRRERTLSRTAAVVLGVPVIGVSIAAIASQDPGFSLAGVPRYLQIFVLVPASLVLLVRDRRDFGVVAGGLVVLALAQGALGVVQYATATGASYEGKDVRAVGTFGATDVMGMATVVAYGMIIAVGYALDDRSAPRRRGLALACAGLLAVPLVLSFSRGAWIATAAALLLMLLVSGARRAVVVALVAGALGVVLIGGAGVGSQMVSQRLASITQVTDDPDQSVTDRYTMWAAAVAMWRQDPVTGVGLKGFPAHRDANASLALSSGSDTDGAGAGFQRQPLLSPHNMYLLILSEQGVVGVLALVGSWLALLVRALGRLPAARRDRRDTGIAVMVCGLLVWQLIDFAYADIGGPSTVLTAVMLGLAATWSVGTVATRRAPGRAPRR from the coding sequence ATGTCGGCCCTCAAGCACACCGCGCCCGCCCCGGCACCGGCCGCCCGGCCCCGGATGGCGGCCTGGCGGGGGTACGCGCATCTGCTCGCCGTGCTCGCCGTGCTCGCCCTGCTCGCGGCCCCGGCGGCGCCCGGCGGCGGGGCGTCGGAGGGGACCGGGTCGGTGGCCGACGCCGCCTCCGGTGTCCTCGTCCTGTTCTGCGCGGGACGGCTGCTGCGGCGGCGCGAGAGGACCCTGAGCCGTACCGCCGCCGTGGTGCTCGGTGTGCCGGTGATCGGTGTGTCCATCGCCGCGATCGCCTCCCAGGACCCCGGTTTCAGCCTCGCCGGGGTGCCCCGCTACCTCCAGATCTTCGTCCTCGTGCCCGCGTCCCTGGTGCTGCTGGTGCGCGACCGGCGCGACTTCGGCGTCGTCGCCGGGGGGCTCGTCGTGCTGGCGCTCGCGCAGGGCGCCCTCGGCGTCGTGCAGTACGCGACCGCCACCGGGGCCTCGTACGAGGGCAAGGACGTGCGCGCGGTCGGCACCTTCGGTGCGACGGACGTGATGGGCATGGCCACCGTCGTGGCGTACGGCATGATCATCGCCGTCGGCTACGCGCTGGACGACCGGTCCGCACCGCGCCGCAGAGGGCTCGCCCTCGCGTGCGCGGGGCTGCTCGCGGTGCCGCTCGTGCTGTCGTTCAGCCGGGGCGCGTGGATCGCGACGGCGGCGGCGCTCCTGCTGATGCTGCTGGTGTCCGGGGCGCGCCGGGCGGTCGTGGTCGCGCTGGTCGCGGGCGCGCTCGGCGTGGTGCTGATCGGCGGGGCGGGTGTCGGCTCCCAGATGGTCTCCCAGCGGCTCGCGTCCATCACCCAGGTCACCGACGACCCCGACCAGTCCGTGACGGACCGGTACACGATGTGGGCGGCGGCCGTCGCCATGTGGCGGCAGGACCCGGTGACGGGCGTCGGCCTCAAGGGATTTCCCGCGCACCGCGACGCGAACGCCTCGCTCGCGCTGTCGTCGGGCAGTGACACCGACGGCGCGGGCGCCGGGTTCCAGCGTCAGCCGCTGCTGTCGCCGCACAACATGTACCTGCTGATCCTCAGTGAGCAGGGCGTGGTCGGTGTGCTCGCGCTCGTCGGCAGCTGGCTGGCGCTCCTGGTGCGCGCCCTGGGCCGGCTCCCGGCCGCCCGCCGCGACCGACGGGACACGGGCATCGCGGTCATGGTGTGCGGGCTGCTGGTGTGGCAGCTCATCGACTTCGCGTACGCCGACATCGGCGGGCCCTCCACGGTGCTGACGGCGGTGATGCTGGGACTCGCCGCCACCTGGTCCGTCGGTACGGTCGCGACCCGGCGGGCCCCGGGCAGGGCGCCGCGCCGATGA